One genomic segment of Suncus etruscus isolate mSunEtr1 chromosome 15, mSunEtr1.pri.cur, whole genome shotgun sequence includes these proteins:
- the MAZ gene encoding LOW QUALITY PROTEIN: myc-associated zinc finger protein (The sequence of the model RefSeq protein was modified relative to this genomic sequence to represent the inferred CDS: deleted 1 base in 1 codon) — MDPGNWSSFIFQGHAQNPLQVGAELQSRFFASQGCAQSPFQAAPAPPPAPQAPAAEPLQVDLLPVLAAAQESAAAAAAAAAAAAAAAVAAAPPAPAAASTVDTAALKQPPAPPPPPPPVSAPAAEPAPPVPAASIAAAAATAVAAPAATVAAAPVASALEKKTKSKGPYICALCAKEFKNGYNLRRHEAIHTGAKAGRVPSGAMKMPTMVPLSLLSVPQLSGAGGGGGEPGAGGGAAAVAAGGVVTTTASGKRIRKNHACEMCGKAFRDVYHLNRHKLSHSDEKPYQCPVCQQRFKRKDRMSYHVRSHDGAVHKPYNCSHCGKSFSRPDHLNSHVRQVHSTERPFKCEKCEAAFATKDRLRAHTVRHEEKVPCHVCGKMLSSAYISDHMKVHSQGPHHVCELCSKGTGEVCPMAAAAAAAAAAAVVAPPSAVGSLSGAEGVPVSSQPLPSQPW; from the exons ATGGATCCCGGCAACTGGAGCAGCTTCATCTTCCAG GGTCACGCCCAGAACCCCCTGCAGGTCGGGGCTGAGCTGCAGTCCCGCTTCTTCGCCTCCCAGGGCTGCGCCCAGAGCCCGTTCCAG GCCGCCCCCGCGCCCCCGCCCGCCCCGCAGGCCCCGGCGGCCGAGCCGCTGCAGGTGGACTTGCTCCCGGTGCTCGCGGCCGCGCAGGAgtcggccgccgccgccgccgccgccgctgccgccgccgccgccgccgccgtcgccgCCGCGCCCCCGGCCCCGGCCGCCGCCTCCACTGTGGACACAGCGGCGCTCAAGCAG CCcccggcgccgccgccgccgcccccgcccgTGTCGGCGCCCGCCGCCGAGCCCGCGCCCCCCGTCCCCGCCGCCAGCATCGCCGCCGCGGCCGCCACCGCCGTCGCCGCGCCCGCCGCCACGGTCGCCGCGGCCCCGGTGGCGTCGGCGCTGGAGAAGAAGACAAAGAGCAAGGGGCCCTACATCTGCGCGCTGTGCGCCAAGGAGTTCAAGAACGGCTACAACCTCCGGCGGCACGAGGCCATCCACACGGGCGCCAAGGCCGGCCGCGTGCCGTCGGGCGCCATGAAGATGCCCACCATGGTGCCGCTGAGCCTGCTGAGCGTCCCGCAGCTGAGCGGCGCCGGCGGGGGCGGGGGCGAGCCGGGCGCGGGCGGCGGGGCGGCCGCCGTGGCGGCGGGCGGCGTGGTGACCACCACGGCGTCGGGCAAGCGCATCCGCAAGAACCACGCGTGCGAGATGTGCGGCAAGGCCTTCCGCGACGTGTACCACCTGAACCGGCACAAGCTCTCGCACTCGGACGAGAAGCCCTACCAGTGCCCGGTGTGCCAGCAGCGCTTCAAGCGCAAGGACCGCATGAGCTACCACGTGCGCTCGCACGACGGCGCTGTGCACAAGCCCTACAACTGCTCCCACTGTGGCAAGAGCTTCtctcg GCCGGATCACCTCAACAGTCACGTCAGACAAGTGCACTCAACAGAACGGCCCTTCAAATGTGAG aaATGTGAGGCAGCTTTTGCAACGAAGGATCGACTGCGGGCACACACTGTACGACATGAGGAGAAAGTGCCATGCCACGTGTGCGGCAAGATGCTGAGCTCGGCTTATATTTCGGACCACATGAAGGTGCACAGCCAGGGCCCTCACCATGTCTGTGAGCTCTGCAGCAAAG GTACTGGTGAGGTCTGTCCCAtggcagcagcagcggcggcggcagcagcggcAGCAGTAGTAGCTCCTCCCTCAGCTGTGGGCTCCCTCTCTGGGGCTGAGGGGGTGCCTGTGAGCTCTCAGCCACTTCCCTCACAGCCCTGGTGA
- the PAGR1 gene encoding PAXIP1-associated glutamate-rich protein 1, with translation MSLVRAHGDVATTTVVPLSEEGEVTTGLQALAVEDTGGPSASTNKAEDEGEGGREEAGTEGTRAEEAQGEAPREDGEELAQGEAEDWCVPCSDDEVELAADGQSWMPPPSEIQRLYELLATHGTLELQAEILPRRPPTPDAPSEEERSDEEPEAKEEEEEKPHMPTEFDFDDEPVTPKDTLIDRRRTPGSSARSQKREARLDKVLSDMKRHKKLEEQILRTGRDLFSLDSEDPNSSSPPLRSSGSSLFPRQRKY, from the exons ATGTCCCTTGTTCGGGCTCATGGAGACGTTGCGACCACCACGGTGGTGCCTTTGTCTGAAGAAGGGGAAGTGACGACCGGCCTCCAAGCTCTGGCCGTGGAGGATACCGGAGGCCCCTCTGCTTCGACCAACAAAGCCGAAGACGAGGGGGAAGGAGGCCGGGAGGAGGCTGGGACTGAGGGGACCCGGGCCGAGGAAGCGCAGGGAGAGGCCCCCCGCGAGGACGGGGAAGAGCTTGCCCAGGGGGAGGCCGAGGACTGGTGCGTGCCCTGCAGCGATGACGAGGTGGAGCTGGCCGCCGACGGCCAGTCCTGGATGCCCCCTCCCTCGGAAATCCAGCGGCTCTATGAGCTGCTGGCCACCCACGGAACCCTGGAGCTTCAGGCCGAGATCCTGCCCCGGCGGCCCCCCACTCCAGATGCCCCAAGTGAGGAGGAACGATCCGATGAAGAGCCAGAGGccaaagaagaggaggaggagaa GCCTCACATGCCCACCGAGTTTGATTTTGATGATGAGCCAGTGACACCAAAGGACACCCTGATTGACCGAAGACGCACCCCAG GAAGCTCAGCTCGGAGCCAGAAACGGGAGGCCCGCTTGGACAAGGTCCTTTCAGACATGAAGAGACATAAGAAACTGGAGGAGCAGATTCTTCGGACTGGCAGGGACCTCTTCAGCCTAGACTCGGAGGACCCCAACTCCTCCAGCCCCCCACTCCGATCCTCAGGGAGCAGTCTCTTCCCCCGGCAGCGGAAATACTGA
- the PRRT2 gene encoding proline-rich transmembrane protein 2, whose translation MAASSSEGSERKGFEEDLQIRGRGPGSSEGGTGPVPAGVPDEPKAPQPGPNTTEAPVNPETTGAPVNPDTTGAPVNPDTGAPVGPEVEPTPETTETPTKAPETTQARDLNSSPGGNSKANASPEEACQDPASQPEVSKEASAAQGAAEQPTAPPEPDLEPPPQPALQPQSPNQAGPTPEVLTESGGGKQENGAVVPLQEGNGDEGPAPQPHSPPSTKSPPTNGAPPRVQQLVEEDRKGRVHHSGHPGSPRGSLSRHPSSQLAGSGVEGGEGTQKPRDYIILAILSCFCPMWPVNIVAFAYAVMSRNSLQQGDVDGAQRLGRVAKLLSIVALVGGVLIIIASCVINLGVYK comes from the exons ATGGCAGCCAGCAGTTCCGAGGGCTCAGAGAGGAAGGGGTTTGAGGAGGACCTCCAGATCCGGGGGAGAGGGCCTGGCTCTTCAGAAGGGGGAACTGGCCCTGTCCCAGCCGGGGTCCCAGATGAACCAAAGGCCCCGCAGCCAGGCCCAAACACTACAGAGGCCCCTGTGAACCCAGAAACTACAGGGGCCCCAGTAAACCCAGATACTACAGGGGCCCCAGTGAACCCAGATACAGGGGCCCCCGTGGGCCCAGAGGTGGAGCCAACTCCAGAAACCACAGAGACCCCAACTAAAGCCCCAGAAACAACCCAGGCCAGAGACCTCAACTCAAGCCCAGGAGGGAATTCCAAGGCCAACGCCAGTCCTGAAGAAGCTTGCCAAGATCCAGCATCCCAACCGGAAGTGAGCAAAGAGGCCTCTGCAGCTCAGGGGGCTGCTGAGCAGCCCACAGCCCCCCCGGAGCCAGACTTGGAGCCCCCTCCCCAGCCAGCTCTTCAGCCCCAGTCCCCTAACCAGGCGGGTCCTACCCCCGAGGTCCTGACTGAGAGCGGGGGAGGAAAACAGGAGAATGGGGCAGTGGTTCCCCTGCAGGAGGGCAATGGGGATGAGGGCCCAGCCCCGCAGCCTCACTCACCACCCTCCACCAAATCCCCACCCACCAACGGGGCTCCCCCTCGGGTGCAGCAGCTGGTTGAGGAGGACCGAAAAGGAAGGGTTCACCACAGTGGGCATCCAGGATCTCCCAGAGGCAGTCTGAGCCGCCACCCCAGCTCCCAGCTGGCAGGGTCTGGGGTGGAGGGGGGTGAAGGTACCCAGAAACCTCGGGACTACATCATCCTCGCCATCCTGTCCTGCTTCTGCCCTATGTGGCCTGTCAACATAGTGGCCTTCGCTTACGCCGTCATG TCCCGGAACAGCCTACAGCAGGGGGATGTGGATGGGGCCCAGCGTCTGGGCCGCGTGGCCAAACTCTTAAGCATCGTGGCATTGGTAGGGGGGGTCCTCATCATCATCGCCTCCTGTGTCATCAACTTAGGAG TGTATAAGTGA